A portion of the Trachemys scripta elegans isolate TJP31775 chromosome 9, CAS_Tse_1.0, whole genome shotgun sequence genome contains these proteins:
- the SLITRK3 gene encoding SLIT and NTRK-like protein 3 isoform X2, whose amino-acid sequence MMKPSTAETLHKGRMLSVILLSTIALAWTTPIPLIEDSEEIDEPCFDPCYCEVKESLFHIHCDNKGFINISQITESWSRPFKLYLQRNSMRKLYTNSFLHLNNAVSINLGNNALQDIQTGAFNGLKVLKRLYLHENKLDIFRNDTFLGLESLEYLQADYNVIKRIESGAFRNLSKLRVLILNDNLIPMLPTNLFKSVSLTHLDLRGNRLKVLSYRGMLDHIGRSLMEIQLEENPWNCTCEIVQLKSWLERIPYTALVGDITCETPFHFHGKDLREIKRSKLCPMLSDSEVEASLGIPQLSSSKENAWPTKPSSMLSSFHFTASSVEYKTSNKQPKPTKQPRVPKPPPTSRGLYPGPNQPPIAAYQTRPPIPIICPTGCSCSLHINDLGLTVNCKERGFHNISELLPRPLNAKKLYLSGNLIQKIYRSDFWNFSSLDLLHLGNNRISYVQDGAFINLPNLKSLYLNGNDIERLTPGMFRGLQSLHYLYFEYNLIREIQPAAFSLMPNLKLLFLNDNLLRTLPTDAFAGTSLARLNLRNNHFLYLPVAGVLEHLHAIVQIDLKLNPWDCTCDLVPLKQWIETISSVIVVGDVLCASPENLTRRDVRSVELEALCPELLHAAAASPAPPGGKPSPTSPSAYELSPAGAAAVPLSVLILSLLVLFFSAVFIAAGLFAFVLRRRRKKLPFRSKRPEAGDLSGIHMQCHRFFEEGSRGAGGGGGGASPEKAHPVGHVYDYIPHPVTHMCNNPIYKPREEEAERGEEGGGGEAGERLGGGGAGEQFAEPGHQENSTHYRTLLEKEKEWSLAVSSSQLNTIVAANHPHHHHPAGGGGLALAGELALAPPGFPHEKNGGVLLFPPAGAGLDRERPPLPCTVGFVDCLYGTVPKLKELHVHPPGMQYPDLQQDARLKETLLFSAGKGFTDQTPPSEYLELRAKLQTKPDYLEVLEKTTYRF is encoded by the coding sequence ATGATGAAACCTTCCACGGCAGAGACTCTCCATAAAGGAAGGATGTTGTCGGTAATTCTTCTAAGCACAATTGCTCTAGCATGGACTACACCAATTCCCTTGATAGAGGACTCAGAGGAAATTGACGAGCCCTGCTTTGATCCATGTTACTGTGAAGTAAAAGAGAGCCTTTTCCATATACATTGCGACAATAAAGGATTTATAAATATTAGTCAGATAACAGAGTCGTGGTCAAGACCTTTTAAACTTTATCTGCAGAGGAATTCCATGAGGAAATTATACACTAACAGTTTTCTTCATTTGAACAATGCTGTGTCTATTAACCTTGGGAACAATGCACTGCAGGACATTCAGACAGGAGCCTTTAATGGGCTCAAAGTTCTGAAGCGATTGTACCTGCACGAGAATAAATTAGACATTTTCAGAAACGACACTTTCCTGGGTTTGGAAAGTCTGGAATATCTGCAGGCAGATTATAATGTCATTAAACGGATTGAAAGTGGGGCATTTCGAAATCTGAGCAAACTCAGAGTCTTGATCTTAAATGACAACCTTATCCCCATGCTACCCACCAACCTATTTAAATCTGTGTCCTTAACTCATTTGGACTTGCGGGGAAATAGGTTAAAAGTCCTTTCCTATCGAGGGATGCTGGACCATATTGGCAGGAGCCTGATGGAAATCCAGCTCGAGGAGAACCCTTGGAACTGTACCTGTGAGATTGTGCAGCTGAAAAGTTGGCTGGAGCGCATACCTTACACTGCCCTTGTGGGAGACATAACCTGTGAGACCCCCTTCCACTTCCATGGTAAGGACCTGAGGGAAATCAAAAGGAGTAAACTCTGCCCCATGCTGTCTGACTCCGAAGTCGAGGCCAGTCTGGGGATTCCTCAGTTGTCATCTAGCAAGGAGAACGCCTGGCCTACTAAGCCTTCCTCCATGCTATCCTCCTTCCATTTCACTGCTTCCTCTGTTGAGTACAAAACATCCAATAAGCAGCCCAAACCCACCAAGCAGCCCAGAGTGCCCAAACCTCCCCCTACATCCCGAGGCCTGTATCCTGGGCCAAACCAGCCTCCTATAGCTGCCTATCAGACAAGGCCCCCAATCCCCATCATATGCCCTACTGGGTGCTCTTGTAGTTTGCACATCAACGACTTGGGCCTGACAGTCAATTGCAAGGAGAGAGGATTTCACAACATCTCCGAGCTCCTGCCCAGGCCCTTGAACGCCAAGAAGTTGTACCTGAGCGGCAATTTGATACAGAAAATCTACCGCTCGGATTTCTGGAATTTTTCTTCCTTGGATCTCTTACACCTTGGGAACAACCGTATCTCCTACGTGCAGGACGGGGCTTTTATTAACCTGCCTAACCTGAAGAGCCTGTACCTGAACGGCAATGACATCGAGAGGCTGACTCCGGGCATGTTCAGGGGCTTGCAGAGCTTGCATTACCTGTACTTCGAGTACAACCTGATCAGGGAGATCCAGCCCGCAGCCTTCAGCCTCATGCCCAACCTGAAGCTGCTCTTCCTCAACGACAACCTGCTGCGGACCCTGCCCACCGATGCCTTTGCGGGTACCTCCCTGGCCAGGCTCAACCTGAGGAACAACCACTTCCTCTACCTGCCTGTGGCCGGGGTGCTGGAGCACCTCCACGCCATCGTGCAGATCGACCTCAAGCTCAACCCCTGGGACTGCACCTGCGACCTGGTGCCGCTCAAGCAATGGATCGAGACCATCAGCTCGGTCATCGTGGTGGGGGACGTGCTGTGCGCCAGCCCGGAGAACCTCACCCGCCGGGACGTGCGCTCGGTGGAGCTGGAGGCGCTGTGTCCGGAGCTGCTGCACGCGGCGGCCGCCTCGCCCGCCCCGCCAGGGGGCAAGCCCAGCCCCACCAGTCCCTCGGCCTACGAGCTCTCCCCGGCCGGCGCCGCCGCCGTGCCGCTCTCCGTGCTCATCCTCAGCCTGCTGGTCCTCTTCTTCTCGGCCGTCTTCATCGCCGCGGGGCTCTTCGCCTTCGTGCTGCGCCGGCGGCGCAAGAAACTGCCCTTCCGCAGCAAGCGGCCGGAGGCGGGGGACCTGAGCGGCATCCACATGCAGTGCCACCGCTTCTTCGAGGAGGGCAGCCGGGGGGCGGGCGGCGGTGGCGGCGGCGCCTCGCCGGAGAAGGCCCACCCCGTGGGGCACGTCTACGACTACATCCCCCACCCGGTGACCCACATGTGCAACAACCCCATCTACAAGCCgcgggaggaggaggcggagcggggggaggagggcggcggCGGCGAGGCCGGCGAGCGCctggggggaggcggggcgggggagcagtTCGCCGAGCCCGGCCACCAGGAGAACAGCACCCACTACAGGACCTTgctggagaaggagaaggagtgGAGCCTGGCCGTGTCCAGCTCCCAGCTCAACACCATCGTGGCCGCCAACCACCCGCACCACCACCACCCGGCCGGCGGCGGCGGGCTGGCGCTGGCGGGGGAGCTGGCGCTGGCGCCGCCCGGCTTCCCCCACGAGAAGAACGGCGGGGTGTTGCTCTTCCCGCCGGCCGGCGCCGGGCTAGACAGAGAGCGGCCGCCGCTGCCCTGCACGGTGGGCTTCGTGGACTGCCTCTACGGCACGGTGCCCAAGTTAAAGGAACTGCACGTCCACCCGCCGGGCATGCAGTACCCGGACCTCCAGCAGGACGCCAGGCTGAAAGAAACCCTTCTCTTCTCGGCCGGCAAGGGCTTCACAGACCAAACCCCCCCAAGCGAATACCTCGAGTTAAGGGCCAAACTCCAAACCAAGCCGGATTACCTCGAAGTCCTGGAGAAGACAACCTATAGGTTCTGA
- the SLITRK3 gene encoding SLIT and NTRK-like protein 3 isoform X1 produces the protein MALHKLIYWLCSSVCARRGTYLGAAGQRYISPNDLPAAGAPCWNLQLAIGGSFSLRVGFCNQPQMMKPSTAETLHKGRMLSVILLSTIALAWTTPIPLIEDSEEIDEPCFDPCYCEVKESLFHIHCDNKGFINISQITESWSRPFKLYLQRNSMRKLYTNSFLHLNNAVSINLGNNALQDIQTGAFNGLKVLKRLYLHENKLDIFRNDTFLGLESLEYLQADYNVIKRIESGAFRNLSKLRVLILNDNLIPMLPTNLFKSVSLTHLDLRGNRLKVLSYRGMLDHIGRSLMEIQLEENPWNCTCEIVQLKSWLERIPYTALVGDITCETPFHFHGKDLREIKRSKLCPMLSDSEVEASLGIPQLSSSKENAWPTKPSSMLSSFHFTASSVEYKTSNKQPKPTKQPRVPKPPPTSRGLYPGPNQPPIAAYQTRPPIPIICPTGCSCSLHINDLGLTVNCKERGFHNISELLPRPLNAKKLYLSGNLIQKIYRSDFWNFSSLDLLHLGNNRISYVQDGAFINLPNLKSLYLNGNDIERLTPGMFRGLQSLHYLYFEYNLIREIQPAAFSLMPNLKLLFLNDNLLRTLPTDAFAGTSLARLNLRNNHFLYLPVAGVLEHLHAIVQIDLKLNPWDCTCDLVPLKQWIETISSVIVVGDVLCASPENLTRRDVRSVELEALCPELLHAAAASPAPPGGKPSPTSPSAYELSPAGAAAVPLSVLILSLLVLFFSAVFIAAGLFAFVLRRRRKKLPFRSKRPEAGDLSGIHMQCHRFFEEGSRGAGGGGGGASPEKAHPVGHVYDYIPHPVTHMCNNPIYKPREEEAERGEEGGGGEAGERLGGGGAGEQFAEPGHQENSTHYRTLLEKEKEWSLAVSSSQLNTIVAANHPHHHHPAGGGGLALAGELALAPPGFPHEKNGGVLLFPPAGAGLDRERPPLPCTVGFVDCLYGTVPKLKELHVHPPGMQYPDLQQDARLKETLLFSAGKGFTDQTPPSEYLELRAKLQTKPDYLEVLEKTTYRF, from the coding sequence TTTTGTAATCAGCCACAAATGATGAAACCTTCCACGGCAGAGACTCTCCATAAAGGAAGGATGTTGTCGGTAATTCTTCTAAGCACAATTGCTCTAGCATGGACTACACCAATTCCCTTGATAGAGGACTCAGAGGAAATTGACGAGCCCTGCTTTGATCCATGTTACTGTGAAGTAAAAGAGAGCCTTTTCCATATACATTGCGACAATAAAGGATTTATAAATATTAGTCAGATAACAGAGTCGTGGTCAAGACCTTTTAAACTTTATCTGCAGAGGAATTCCATGAGGAAATTATACACTAACAGTTTTCTTCATTTGAACAATGCTGTGTCTATTAACCTTGGGAACAATGCACTGCAGGACATTCAGACAGGAGCCTTTAATGGGCTCAAAGTTCTGAAGCGATTGTACCTGCACGAGAATAAATTAGACATTTTCAGAAACGACACTTTCCTGGGTTTGGAAAGTCTGGAATATCTGCAGGCAGATTATAATGTCATTAAACGGATTGAAAGTGGGGCATTTCGAAATCTGAGCAAACTCAGAGTCTTGATCTTAAATGACAACCTTATCCCCATGCTACCCACCAACCTATTTAAATCTGTGTCCTTAACTCATTTGGACTTGCGGGGAAATAGGTTAAAAGTCCTTTCCTATCGAGGGATGCTGGACCATATTGGCAGGAGCCTGATGGAAATCCAGCTCGAGGAGAACCCTTGGAACTGTACCTGTGAGATTGTGCAGCTGAAAAGTTGGCTGGAGCGCATACCTTACACTGCCCTTGTGGGAGACATAACCTGTGAGACCCCCTTCCACTTCCATGGTAAGGACCTGAGGGAAATCAAAAGGAGTAAACTCTGCCCCATGCTGTCTGACTCCGAAGTCGAGGCCAGTCTGGGGATTCCTCAGTTGTCATCTAGCAAGGAGAACGCCTGGCCTACTAAGCCTTCCTCCATGCTATCCTCCTTCCATTTCACTGCTTCCTCTGTTGAGTACAAAACATCCAATAAGCAGCCCAAACCCACCAAGCAGCCCAGAGTGCCCAAACCTCCCCCTACATCCCGAGGCCTGTATCCTGGGCCAAACCAGCCTCCTATAGCTGCCTATCAGACAAGGCCCCCAATCCCCATCATATGCCCTACTGGGTGCTCTTGTAGTTTGCACATCAACGACTTGGGCCTGACAGTCAATTGCAAGGAGAGAGGATTTCACAACATCTCCGAGCTCCTGCCCAGGCCCTTGAACGCCAAGAAGTTGTACCTGAGCGGCAATTTGATACAGAAAATCTACCGCTCGGATTTCTGGAATTTTTCTTCCTTGGATCTCTTACACCTTGGGAACAACCGTATCTCCTACGTGCAGGACGGGGCTTTTATTAACCTGCCTAACCTGAAGAGCCTGTACCTGAACGGCAATGACATCGAGAGGCTGACTCCGGGCATGTTCAGGGGCTTGCAGAGCTTGCATTACCTGTACTTCGAGTACAACCTGATCAGGGAGATCCAGCCCGCAGCCTTCAGCCTCATGCCCAACCTGAAGCTGCTCTTCCTCAACGACAACCTGCTGCGGACCCTGCCCACCGATGCCTTTGCGGGTACCTCCCTGGCCAGGCTCAACCTGAGGAACAACCACTTCCTCTACCTGCCTGTGGCCGGGGTGCTGGAGCACCTCCACGCCATCGTGCAGATCGACCTCAAGCTCAACCCCTGGGACTGCACCTGCGACCTGGTGCCGCTCAAGCAATGGATCGAGACCATCAGCTCGGTCATCGTGGTGGGGGACGTGCTGTGCGCCAGCCCGGAGAACCTCACCCGCCGGGACGTGCGCTCGGTGGAGCTGGAGGCGCTGTGTCCGGAGCTGCTGCACGCGGCGGCCGCCTCGCCCGCCCCGCCAGGGGGCAAGCCCAGCCCCACCAGTCCCTCGGCCTACGAGCTCTCCCCGGCCGGCGCCGCCGCCGTGCCGCTCTCCGTGCTCATCCTCAGCCTGCTGGTCCTCTTCTTCTCGGCCGTCTTCATCGCCGCGGGGCTCTTCGCCTTCGTGCTGCGCCGGCGGCGCAAGAAACTGCCCTTCCGCAGCAAGCGGCCGGAGGCGGGGGACCTGAGCGGCATCCACATGCAGTGCCACCGCTTCTTCGAGGAGGGCAGCCGGGGGGCGGGCGGCGGTGGCGGCGGCGCCTCGCCGGAGAAGGCCCACCCCGTGGGGCACGTCTACGACTACATCCCCCACCCGGTGACCCACATGTGCAACAACCCCATCTACAAGCCgcgggaggaggaggcggagcggggggaggagggcggcggCGGCGAGGCCGGCGAGCGCctggggggaggcggggcgggggagcagtTCGCCGAGCCCGGCCACCAGGAGAACAGCACCCACTACAGGACCTTgctggagaaggagaaggagtgGAGCCTGGCCGTGTCCAGCTCCCAGCTCAACACCATCGTGGCCGCCAACCACCCGCACCACCACCACCCGGCCGGCGGCGGCGGGCTGGCGCTGGCGGGGGAGCTGGCGCTGGCGCCGCCCGGCTTCCCCCACGAGAAGAACGGCGGGGTGTTGCTCTTCCCGCCGGCCGGCGCCGGGCTAGACAGAGAGCGGCCGCCGCTGCCCTGCACGGTGGGCTTCGTGGACTGCCTCTACGGCACGGTGCCCAAGTTAAAGGAACTGCACGTCCACCCGCCGGGCATGCAGTACCCGGACCTCCAGCAGGACGCCAGGCTGAAAGAAACCCTTCTCTTCTCGGCCGGCAAGGGCTTCACAGACCAAACCCCCCCAAGCGAATACCTCGAGTTAAGGGCCAAACTCCAAACCAAGCCGGATTACCTCGAAGTCCTGGAGAAGACAACCTATAGGTTCTGA